Proteins co-encoded in one Ignavibacteria bacterium genomic window:
- a CDS encoding methyltransferase domain-containing protein — MTIEKTVEPGKTWFKNWFESEHYLSLYRHRDRNDALKLIELVKQQIPEHSKGRVLDVGCGSGRHSIEFARRGYNVTGYDLSNRLLSVAQSEARGAGVDLNLVRGDIRSIPFKANFDLVMNIFTSWGYFESDAENRLALKNAFSLKKKSGRFLLDFLNVHYLKANLVPFSDTVIDGARYIENRKIENNRVVKDIEIEEGENSYSFRESVRLFDAEEILSILDEFGAENLSLYGDYDGNSFNLKGSPRFICIAS, encoded by the coding sequence TTGACTATTGAAAAGACAGTTGAGCCGGGTAAAACCTGGTTCAAAAACTGGTTTGAATCTGAACATTACCTTTCGCTCTACAGACACCGTGACAGGAATGATGCGTTAAAGTTGATCGAGCTTGTAAAACAGCAGATACCGGAGCATAGCAAGGGAAGGGTTTTGGATGTAGGGTGTGGTTCTGGCAGGCATTCCATCGAATTTGCAAGGAGGGGATACAATGTCACCGGTTATGATTTGAGTAACAGACTATTGAGTGTTGCTCAATCTGAGGCTAGAGGAGCCGGGGTGGATCTGAATTTAGTGAGGGGAGATATAAGATCGATACCGTTTAAGGCGAATTTCGATCTTGTGATGAATATTTTCACAAGTTGGGGATATTTTGAATCAGATGCAGAAAACCGGCTTGCTTTGAAGAATGCATTTTCTCTCAAAAAAAAGTCGGGTCGATTTTTACTCGATTTTTTGAATGTCCATTATCTGAAAGCTAATCTCGTTCCGTTCTCCGATACTGTCATTGACGGTGCACGATATATAGAGAATCGAAAAATCGAGAACAACAGGGTAGTAAAAGACATCGAAATTGAGGAAGGGGAGAATAGTTACAGTTTTCGGGAATCAGTAAGATTATTTGATGCAGAAGAAATTTTATCGATATTGGATGAATTTGGTGCAGAAAATCTGTCATTGTATGGTGATTATGATGGAAACAGTTTTAACCTGAAAGGATCGCCAAGATTTATATGCATCGCCTCTTAG
- the recR gene encoding recombination protein RecR, which yields MNLAAPLQAVVEEFSKFPGVGAKSARRLALFLLRQQPEEIDKLIESLTGLKTKLKFCRICFNIGEHEVCDICSSEKRDKSIICVVEDINDVIAVERSHEFNGSYHVLGGVLSPLNGVGPENLKIKELLIRLDDGVKEVILALNPDTEGEATSLYLNRLISPFGVSVSRIARGVPIGGNIEFADDATIGRAVTGRSSF from the coding sequence ATGAATCTTGCAGCACCACTTCAAGCTGTGGTGGAAGAATTTTCAAAATTCCCGGGAGTTGGAGCCAAGAGTGCGAGGAGACTTGCCCTGTTTCTATTGAGACAACAACCTGAAGAGATCGATAAGTTGATTGAATCGCTCACCGGACTTAAAACAAAACTCAAATTTTGCAGGATTTGCTTCAACATAGGCGAACATGAAGTTTGTGATATTTGCAGTTCGGAGAAAAGAGATAAATCAATCATCTGTGTCGTTGAGGATATCAACGATGTGATAGCCGTAGAAAGGTCTCACGAGTTTAATGGTAGTTATCATGTTCTGGGGGGAGTGCTTTCTCCCCTGAACGGTGTTGGCCCCGAGAATCTCAAGATAAAGGAACTTCTCATTCGACTTGATGATGGAGTAAAGGAAGTGATTCTCGCACTAAATCCCGACACAGAAGGAGAGGCCACTTCATTATACCTGAACAGGCTGATTTCACCTTTTGGGGTATCCGTGAGCAGGATTGCCAGAGGGGTACCCATTGGCGGTAATATCGAATTTGCAGATGATGCCACTATCGGTCGGGCAGTTACCGGCAGGAGCAGCTTTTGA
- a CDS encoding YbaB/EbfC family nucleoid-associated protein produces MFGGKPNMQQMMRQVQKLQEDMAKLQQELGAKTVTEEAGGGMIKATVNGNNELVSIVLDPAVIVPDDKEVLEDLIVAAVNKAIAASKKMHEEEMGKLTKGVIPPGMNIPGF; encoded by the coding sequence ATGTTCGGTGGTAAACCCAACATGCAACAGATGATGCGTCAAGTTCAAAAGCTTCAGGAAGACATGGCTAAACTTCAACAGGAGCTCGGTGCAAAAACTGTAACTGAGGAAGCCGGTGGTGGAATGATAAAAGCAACTGTAAACGGAAATAATGAACTGGTATCGATAGTCCTCGATCCTGCAGTTATTGTGCCCGATGATAAAGAAGTGCTTGAAGATTTGATAGTTGCAGCAGTAAATAAAGCCATTGCAGCTTCGAAAAAAATGCATGAAGAAGAGATGGGAAAACTTACTAAAGGTGTGATTCCTCCCGGAATGAACATCCCGGGTTTCTAA